TCGACACGATCGATCCCGGCGTGGCCCGGCAGATGGACAGCTGCATATCCTGCCAGGTCGGCGTCGGCATGTTGTAGTTGCCGCTCACCATCACGACCACTGTGTAGTTCCCGCAGATCTCGCTGCTGTTCAGCGAGAACTGCACCGTCGCCGCGGCCGTGCCGATCCCCTTCACTGCCGCGTTCACCAAGCCGACCGGGAGATTCGTGGCCCCGGTAATCGGCGTCAAGCCCCCGATCAAATTTCTGAGGGCAAACGTGACCTTGGCCTTTGTGATGTCTCCAGGCCACGGATCGCCGTCGCCGTCCACCGAGATGTCCTTAATCGTCGCCGCCAGCGTCAGCGTCGCGGTATTGCTCGTCGCCGTTGGCGTCCACGCGGACACCTGACCAGTGTAGGCGCCCCCGTCACTGATAGGCGTCGCGTTCTCCGGCTGGACTTTGAGCGAGTTGTATACGCCGTTGCTGCCGGTGTAGTTGCCGTTCGACGGCGTGAAGAAGGCCGTCACCGCGTAGAGCCCCGGCGCTTCAGTCACGGCGACGGTGATGGACACCGTCTGACTGGCGGAGCCGCCGCCGGGCAGTGCGGGGGTTCCATAGGTTACGCCGCCGATCTCGAATTCCACGGTGCCCCCGAGCGTGGTTCCGACGGAAGCGGAGACCGTGGCTGAGAGCGTGACCATGTCGCTGTACTGCACGACTGACGGCACCGGGGTGTTGACCGTCGTGGTCGTCGGTGCTGGTGTCACGGTCAGCGTGCCATCGGTCTTGGTCACACTGTAGTTCGGGTTCAAGCCGAGCGTCACCGTGATTGGATAACCACCTACATCGGAGTACTTCACTGCCGTCGTTGCCAGACTGTAATTGATGGCATCGCCACCAACCACCTGGCCCACGACTGTAGCTGTCAGTGGCGGGTTGTCATCGCCGTAGGTCTTGCTCTTGTTGTTGGCCGTCACCGT
This genomic interval from Chloroflexota bacterium contains the following:
- a CDS encoding Ig-like domain repeat protein encodes the protein TYGDLNPTLTATVVGQVVGGDAINYTLATTATQFSNVVLGGYPITVMLGSNPNYSVTKTDGTLTINAAVATVTANNKSKTYGDDNPPLTATVVGQVVGGDAINYSLATTAVKYSDVGGYPITVTLGLNPNYSVTKTDGTLTVTPAPTTTTVNTPVPSVVQYSDMVTLSATVSASVGTTLGGTVEFEIGGVTYGTPALPGGGSASQTVSITVAVTEAPGLYAVTAFFTPSNGNYTGSNGVYNSLKVQPENATPISDGGAYTGQVSAWTPTATSNTATLTLAATIKDISVDGDGDPWPGDITKAKVTFALRNLIGGLTPITGATNLPVGLVNAAVKGIGTAAATVQFSLNSSEICGNYTVVVMVSGNYNMPTPTWQDMQLSICRATPGSIVSNPPAQVNEIGSAGFIAGGSTVQFDVKYNKSGTNPQGKVKVTVTSNLNALTGLPDGKTHTYVITSNAISSLSVKAPNANFAAKANVIELVTNPDGSVTAVSLDSGAIIQLALTDATTDMVGVTVNKSKGGLWFSSKWDGTKTVEKAILNNGAIRITQ